The genomic interval ACGATCAAGCACGCCAAGACGCTCATCGCCCAGGCGAAGGCGTCCGGGAAGGTGTTGATGATTTCGTACCAGCGCCATTTCGATCCGGCGTTCCGCTACATCCGCGATCAAATCGCGAAGGGGGCGATCGGCGAGGTGCAATACGTCCAGGCCATTCAGAGCCAGGAGTGGCTGCGCGCCGTGAAGGGCACGTGGCGGCAGAAACTCGCCGAATCGTGCGGCGGCCAGCTCAACGATTCCGGCAGCCATCTCGTGGACATCGTCATGTGGGTCACGGGCATGAAGGTGACGGAAGTGGCCGCCTATTCGGTCAATTTCGGCACGGAAGTGGACATCAATTCGACGCTCGCGATGAAATTCGAGAACGGCGCGCTGGGCAGCATGTCGGTTATCGGCAACGCCCCGTGCTGGTACGAGGATCACACGATCGTCGGCAGCAAGGGTGCGTTTTATCTGCGCCAGGACGGCAAGGAAACGCTGGTTCAGCAGGACGCCGTCGGACGGCGGGTCAAGATCAAGTTTCCGAAATACGACAAGAATCCCGATTCCAATTTCGTGGACTCGATTCTCGGCAAGGACACGCCGCAGACGCCGCCCGAATGCGGACTGCGCACCATCGAAGTCACCGAGGCCGCATGGAAATCCGCGGCCGCGGGCGGCAAGCCCTGCCGGGTGCCGTGAAACCGGAACGACAGTGGACGGGGCGGACTTCGCCGGGAAGGCGAAAGAGG from Candidatus Hydrogenedentota bacterium carries:
- a CDS encoding Gfo/Idh/MocA family oxidoreductase, with amino-acid sequence MAKKLRIGFIAAGGISHGHWHRMHATGKAEVVALNDPSPASLKRFYERCPGSDKLPVYKDYRDMLKNEQLDGVVVQSPHYVHFEQNMAALKAGLHVLSEKPMVCTIKHAKTLIAQAKASGKVLMISYQRHFDPAFRYIRDQIAKGAIGEVQYVQAIQSQEWLRAVKGTWRQKLAESCGGQLNDSGSHLVDIVMWVTGMKVTEVAAYSVNFGTEVDINSTLAMKFENGALGSMSVIGNAPCWYEDHTIVGSKGAFYLRQDGKETLVQQDAVGRRVKIKFPKYDKNPDSNFVDSILGKDTPQTPPECGLRTIEVTEAAWKSAAAGGKPCRVP